The nucleotide sequence TCGATATGTTTGAGCGATATATTACTGGGCTGGACCTGCAGCCTCAATCGGAGAATTATGAAACAGCATCACAGATGGAAACAGCAACGGTACGTATCTCATATTCGATGTGTGTTATATGCGTTttgaataatttctcatttttgtaaACATATGAATACAGCCATGGAGTAATGTTCCGTACGTAACGACGTCTTGGTCGTCTCTTTCCACTctcaaattttgaggtgaaatattACTTGTGCATGTAAATCTTGTAATCTAAAACGTTTTACGTTGTtctatttcttaaatatatatataatttccttGACGTCATTCGTTCATTTATCACCATCAATCACGACGTTATCAATCTTTTGACACCAGAGTCCAGGAAGGAAAACTAAAGCAAAACAACAGCTCCTGACACTGGAACAGAAATGTGATGTCGCCAAAAGCATGCATAAACAGATGACCGAGGATCTGAAGAGAGCAAAAGACCTTTCAGAAAGAGAGCTGGACAATTACAAGGTCATTagtcaagagagagagagaacaagctCATGAGGCTATTACTAATTCATTTCATATGCTTATGTAATTGATTCTGCCCTCTTTAGGCAACTCTGGAAGAAGCTGATATCCACTTGGCGGAGGTTAAAAAAGAATGTTGCCAGTTTGATCGTGACATTGGTAAAGCACTGCGGGATAAAAAGAGTGTGACGATGAGTGCTGAGAAGGTCATCAGATACATTGAGGACAAAGTAAAGGCCAAGGTAAAAGAAAACTTCAGATTGCAGGTTTACAAGAATAGTATTTAAAAGCACAATAAAGTGCCCACATTTTTCCAGGAGAGCCTGATTGAGAAGTTGCATCAGAAGAATGCCGCACTCCTTGCATACAAGAAAAAACTACAAATCCAGTTGAAACAACAAGAGGAGATGGGTGAAGGCCTGACAGCTTTGGACTTTGAGCAGCTGAAGTTTGGGAACATGAAATGTAGGAAGCTTCTGGATGAGCAAAACCTCAGACGTGTGGAACTCAAATTACTCACAGGGAAGACCCTGCATGTCTTGAATTCTAATAAGGTGAGATGCTCAATTAACCATAATGTGGTCCTGACAGCTTAAGACATCAACTATGTGTTGAGCTACACACCACAGTATTAGGACAGGTCTTGAAGGGGTCATTGTTATAAGGAACTGTTGGCTTTGACCTAAAACTGTGAGTGTCTACAGGATCATGTTTCAATATTTCAATCGTGCAGG is from Carassius carassius chromosome 43, fCarCar2.1, whole genome shotgun sequence and encodes:
- the LOC132125399 gene encoding coiled-coil domain-containing protein 113-like, which produces MVSLATMAETTEEGEINRDEKQLVGLVEDLKRSNAVLQAEIDMFERYITGLDLQPQSENYETASQMETATSPGRKTKAKQQLLTLEQKCDVAKSMHKQMTEDLKRAKDLSERELDNYKATLEEADIHLAEVKKECCQFDRDIGKALRDKKSVTMSAEKVIRYIEDKVKAKESLIEKLHQKNAALLAYKKKLQIQLKQQEEMGEGLTALDFEQLKFGNMKCRKLLDEQNLRRVELKLLTGKTLHVLNSNKEKLQTLTHESDVLSSDTALRAKLLMKFEEETKQAEEERNKAEVLNRKLRVQLADFHVPHVLQYIKVKESHVQLKKSVKEWERKVEIAEMALKTYSKSWDKLQITAGARTVPTRHAAVYAGLYGF